One Cellulosimicrobium protaetiae genomic region harbors:
- the rdgB gene encoding RdgB/HAM1 family non-canonical purine NTP pyrophosphatase yields MTGAAGAPAAPGVVVPDGARLVLATHNRGKIAELRAILAAELDAHPGLDLAPDAIVGAGDVGAPEPVEDGVTFAENALIKARALVAATGLPAVADDSGLAVDVLGGAPGIFSARWAGRHGDDVANLELLLAQLGDVRAEHRAAGFVCAAALVTPDGTEVVRTGEMRGTLLTAPRGENGFGYDPILLPDEQPGNGARSAAELSPAEKNAISHRGKAFRALAPDVVAALSAR; encoded by the coding sequence GTGACCGGGGCGGCGGGTGCGCCCGCGGCGCCGGGCGTCGTCGTGCCGGACGGCGCGCGTCTCGTCCTCGCCACGCACAACCGCGGGAAGATCGCCGAGCTGCGCGCCATCCTCGCGGCCGAGCTCGACGCGCACCCGGGCCTCGATCTCGCGCCCGACGCGATCGTCGGAGCGGGCGACGTCGGCGCGCCCGAGCCCGTCGAGGACGGCGTGACGTTCGCCGAGAACGCGCTCATCAAGGCCCGCGCGCTCGTCGCGGCCACGGGCCTGCCCGCCGTCGCGGACGACTCCGGTCTCGCCGTCGACGTGCTCGGTGGCGCCCCGGGGATCTTCTCCGCGCGCTGGGCCGGGCGGCACGGCGACGACGTCGCGAACCTCGAGCTCCTGCTCGCCCAGCTCGGCGACGTGCGCGCCGAGCACCGGGCCGCGGGCTTCGTGTGCGCGGCTGCGCTCGTCACTCCGGACGGGACCGAGGTCGTGCGCACGGGCGAGATGCGCGGGACCCTGCTCACCGCGCCGCGCGGCGAGAACGGGTTCGGGTACGACCCGATCCTCCTGCCCGACGAGCAGCCCGGGAACGGCGCCCGGTCCGCTGCCGAGCTGAGCCCGGCGGAGAAGAACGCGATCAGCCACCGGGGGAAGGCGTTCCGCGCGCTCGCCCCGGACGTCGTCGCCGCCCTGTCAGCGCGGTAG
- the rph gene encoding ribonuclease PH — translation MTISASSEVVRADGRAPDQLRPVTITRHWLDQAEGSVLVEFGRTRVLCAASFTEGVPRWRKGSGEGWVTAEYAMLPRATDERSQRESVKGKIGGRTHEISRLIGRSLRAIIDVSALGENTIVLDCDVLQADGGTRTAAITGAYVALADAVAWGQRHGHVKGGKPVLTDSVAAVSVGIIDGTPMLDLPYVEDVRAETDMNVVVTGSGTFVEVQGTAEHAPFDRAELDALLDLAVAGTADLTTIQRAALAADAR, via the coding sequence ATGACCATCTCTGCCTCTTCTGAGGTCGTGCGCGCCGACGGGCGTGCGCCCGACCAGCTCCGGCCCGTGACCATCACCCGCCACTGGCTCGACCAGGCCGAGGGGAGCGTGCTCGTCGAGTTCGGCCGGACGCGCGTGCTGTGCGCGGCGTCGTTCACGGAGGGTGTGCCGCGCTGGCGCAAGGGGTCGGGCGAGGGCTGGGTCACGGCCGAGTACGCGATGCTGCCGCGCGCGACGGACGAGCGCAGCCAGCGCGAGTCGGTCAAGGGCAAGATCGGCGGGCGCACGCACGAGATCTCGCGCCTCATCGGCCGGTCCCTGCGCGCGATCATCGACGTCTCGGCGCTCGGCGAGAACACGATCGTGCTCGACTGCGACGTCCTGCAGGCCGACGGCGGCACCCGCACCGCCGCGATCACGGGCGCCTACGTGGCGCTCGCCGACGCGGTCGCGTGGGGTCAGCGCCACGGTCACGTCAAGGGCGGCAAGCCGGTGCTGACCGACTCGGTCGCCGCGGTGAGCGTCGGCATCATCGACGGCACGCCCATGCTCGACCTCCCGTACGTCGAGGACGTGCGCGCCGAGACGGACATGAACGTCGTGGTCACGGGCTCGGGCACGTTCGTCGAGGTGCAGGGCACCGCCGAGCACGCGCCGTTCGACCGCGCCGAGCTCGACGCGCTGCTCGACCTCGCCGTCGCCGGCACCGCCGACCTCACCACGATCCAGCGCGCGGCGCTCGCGGCGGACGCGCGGTGA
- a CDS encoding MBL fold metallo-hydrolase has translation MRLVTVGCSGSFAGPESPASSYLVQVPAAEAAAAGFEARDWNVVLDLGNGSLGTLQRFVDPLDLDAVALSHLHPDHFVDVCGLYVYLRYHPERGSTRTGVPSRLTVLGPSGTAGRLEAAYGAEPGDAMAEELDVRAWEAGVPVQVGPLTLEPYRVFHPVEAYGVRVTGPSSLRTGERAVLAYTGDTDVCDGVVELARDADLLLSEAAFHEGRDDGVEPGIHLTGRRAGEVATAAGAHRLVLTHLPAWNDPERSRTEARESYAGRVDVATTGAVFDL, from the coding sequence ATGCGCCTCGTCACGGTCGGGTGCTCGGGGTCGTTCGCCGGGCCGGAGTCGCCCGCGTCGTCGTACCTCGTCCAGGTCCCGGCCGCGGAGGCCGCGGCCGCGGGGTTCGAGGCACGCGACTGGAACGTCGTGCTCGACCTCGGCAACGGGTCGCTGGGCACGCTGCAGCGCTTCGTCGACCCGCTCGACCTGGACGCCGTCGCGCTGTCGCACCTGCACCCCGACCACTTCGTCGACGTGTGCGGTCTGTACGTCTACCTGCGCTACCACCCGGAGCGCGGCTCGACGCGGACCGGGGTGCCGAGCCGCCTCACGGTGCTCGGGCCGTCGGGCACGGCCGGGCGTCTCGAGGCGGCGTACGGAGCCGAGCCGGGCGACGCGATGGCCGAGGAGCTCGACGTGCGGGCCTGGGAGGCGGGGGTCCCGGTCCAGGTCGGCCCGCTCACCCTCGAGCCGTACCGCGTGTTCCACCCGGTCGAGGCGTACGGCGTGCGCGTCACGGGGCCGTCGTCGCTGCGGACGGGCGAGCGTGCCGTGCTCGCGTACACGGGTGACACCGACGTGTGCGACGGCGTCGTCGAGCTGGCTCGCGACGCCGACCTGCTGCTGTCGGAGGCCGCGTTCCACGAGGGCCGCGACGACGGTGTCGAGCCGGGCATCCACCTCACGGGGCGCCGGGCGGGCGAGGTCGCGACGGCGGCCGGCGCGCACCGGCTGGTGCTCACGCACCTCCCGGCGTGGAACGACCCCGAGCGCTCGCGCACGGAGGCCCGCGAGTCGTACGCGGGCCGGGTCGACGTGGCGACCACGGGCGCAGTCTTCGACCTCTGA
- the murI gene encoding glutamate racemase, translated as MNDAPIGIFDSGVGGLTVARSILDQLPNESLLYIGDTANGPYGPKPLAAVRAMALAIMDQLVDDGVKMLVIACNSASSAVLRDARERYTQRHGLPVVEVILPAARRAVAATRSGRIGVIGTRATITSRSYEDAFAVTPGLHLTTQACPDFVPLVEQGVTSGPEVLEVAHRYLDPVKAAGVDTLVLGCTHYPLLTGAISYVMGEEVTLVSSAEETAKDVYRTLVAHDLERSRDAGPPRHRFVATGSAEPFEHLARRFLGPEVLSVEAA; from the coding sequence GTGAACGACGCTCCCATCGGGATCTTCGACTCGGGCGTGGGCGGCCTGACCGTCGCACGCTCGATCCTCGACCAGCTTCCGAACGAGTCCCTCCTCTACATCGGGGACACCGCGAACGGGCCCTACGGGCCCAAGCCGCTCGCGGCGGTCCGGGCGATGGCGCTGGCGATCATGGACCAGCTCGTCGACGACGGTGTGAAGATGCTCGTCATCGCCTGCAACTCGGCGTCGTCGGCGGTCCTGCGTGACGCGCGCGAGCGGTACACGCAGCGCCACGGGCTCCCGGTCGTCGAGGTGATCCTCCCGGCGGCGCGTCGCGCGGTCGCCGCGACGCGCTCGGGACGGATCGGGGTCATCGGGACGCGCGCCACCATCACGTCGCGGTCCTACGAGGACGCGTTCGCCGTCACGCCGGGGCTGCACCTGACGACCCAGGCGTGCCCGGACTTCGTGCCGCTCGTCGAGCAGGGCGTGACGTCGGGGCCCGAGGTGCTGGAGGTCGCGCACCGCTACCTCGACCCGGTCAAGGCGGCGGGGGTCGACACGCTCGTGCTCGGATGCACGCACTACCCGCTGCTGACGGGCGCGATCTCGTACGTCATGGGCGAGGAGGTCACGCTCGTGTCGAGCGCGGAGGAGACGGCCAAGGACGTCTACCGCACGCTCGTCGCGCACGACCTCGAGCGCTCGCGCGACGCGGGACCGCCGCGGCACCGGTTCGTCGCGACCGGGAGCGCCGAGCCGTTCGAGCACCTGGCGCGCCGGTTCCTCGGCCCCGAGGTGCTCAGCGTGGAGGCGGCCTGA
- a CDS encoding DUF2017 family protein → MRPFRAEAHGYVAELEPSERIVLAQLAGDVAQMLQEGVPGRAPGPAAPVPDDVWSPPGWTGPLPGGHGSDATPPPDPAVRRLLPDASDDADVATEFRRFTQDDLAARKVGRLVLLARMLVDSEPSEAAPFAVTREDAEDVAGALTDVRLVLAERLGLRTDEQVEGLYDELDREGEDGPVDEVGGAPRRFLVSVFLLTGLLQESLVDGMLADLRAGRGRPS, encoded by the coding sequence GTGAGGCCGTTCCGCGCCGAGGCGCACGGGTACGTCGCGGAGCTCGAGCCGTCGGAGCGGATCGTGCTCGCGCAGCTCGCGGGCGACGTCGCCCAGATGCTCCAGGAGGGCGTGCCCGGGCGGGCGCCGGGTCCCGCCGCGCCCGTGCCCGACGACGTCTGGTCGCCTCCCGGCTGGACGGGCCCGCTGCCGGGTGGGCACGGGTCGGACGCGACGCCTCCGCCCGACCCGGCCGTGCGGCGTCTGCTCCCCGACGCGTCGGACGACGCCGACGTGGCGACCGAGTTCCGGCGGTTCACCCAGGACGACCTCGCGGCGCGCAAGGTCGGGCGGCTCGTGCTGCTGGCGCGCATGCTCGTGGACTCGGAGCCGAGCGAGGCGGCCCCGTTCGCCGTGACGCGGGAGGACGCCGAGGACGTGGCGGGCGCGCTGACGGACGTGCGCCTCGTGCTCGCCGAACGGCTCGGGCTGCGGACCGACGAGCAGGTCGAGGGCCTGTACGACGAGCTGGACCGCGAGGGCGAGGACGGGCCGGTGGACGAGGTGGGTGGGGCACCGCGCCGCTTCCTCGTGAGCGTGTTCCTGCTCACGGGCCTGCTCCAGGAGTCGCTCGTGGACGGCATGCTCGCCGACCTCCGGGCAGGGCGCGGCCGTCCGTCCTGA
- the clpS gene encoding ATP-dependent Clp protease adapter ClpS, with protein MTVPEEATRVDETVLPDSPWVTLVWNDPVNLMSYVAYVFESYFGYAAERAHQLMLQVHQEGRAVVSTGDRERMEVDVQAMHGFGLWATLQKDGEQ; from the coding sequence GTGACCGTGCCCGAGGAGGCGACCCGGGTCGACGAGACCGTCCTCCCCGACAGCCCGTGGGTCACCCTCGTGTGGAACGACCCGGTCAACCTCATGAGCTACGTCGCGTACGTGTTCGAGTCCTACTTCGGGTACGCGGCGGAGCGCGCCCACCAGCTCATGCTGCAGGTGCACCAGGAGGGTCGTGCCGTCGTGTCGACGGGCGATCGCGAGCGCATGGAGGTCGACGTGCAGGCGATGCACGGGTTCGGGCTGTGGGCGACGCTGCAGAAGGACGGCGAGCAGTGA
- a CDS encoding nicotinate phosphoribosyltransferase, with amino-acid sequence MSLADPGSVAPSLTDSAASPGRQAGPAPQRPPYQPVASTALLTDRYELTMLQAALADGTADRHCLFEVFTRRLPPGRRYGVLAGTGRVLEALSSFRFGAEELDWLHAQSVVDDRTLEFLAGYRFTGTVSGYAEGEVFFPQSPVMTVEGTFAEAVLLETLVLSILNYDSAVASAASRMTSAAVERPCLEMGARRAHEQAAVAAARAAVVGGFAGTSNLEAGRRYGLATIGTAAHAFTLLHDDEESAFASQVASLGPGTTLLVDTYDVRKGVQNAVRAAGGRLGAVRLDSGDLGVLAVEVRRQLDSLGAHDTKITVTSDLDEYAIASLAAAPVDSYGVGTSLVTGSGAPTCGMVYKLVARADSSGVLQPVAKASTAKTSTGGRKVAARRYDVDGRAVEEVVVTGADLAVQEWEPDDGDLRPLQVPLVVDGAVDSRWVGSYGVQNAAHRHREARAELPRGARRLSAGDPAIPTVVHTIP; translated from the coding sequence ATGAGCCTCGCCGACCCGGGCAGCGTCGCCCCCTCCCTCACCGACAGCGCTGCCTCGCCGGGACGACAGGCGGGCCCGGCGCCGCAGCGCCCGCCCTACCAGCCGGTCGCGTCGACCGCCCTCCTCACCGACCGCTACGAGCTGACGATGCTCCAGGCCGCGCTCGCGGACGGCACCGCCGACCGCCACTGCCTGTTCGAGGTCTTCACGCGCCGCCTCCCACCGGGGCGGCGGTACGGGGTCCTCGCGGGGACGGGACGCGTCCTGGAGGCGCTGTCGTCGTTCCGGTTCGGCGCCGAGGAGCTCGACTGGCTCCACGCGCAGTCCGTCGTCGACGACCGCACGCTCGAGTTCCTCGCCGGCTACCGGTTCACCGGGACCGTCTCCGGGTACGCCGAGGGCGAGGTCTTCTTCCCGCAGTCTCCCGTGATGACCGTCGAGGGCACGTTCGCCGAGGCGGTGCTGCTCGAGACGCTCGTGCTGTCGATCCTCAACTACGACTCCGCCGTCGCGTCCGCAGCGTCGCGCATGACGAGCGCCGCCGTCGAGCGCCCGTGCCTCGAGATGGGCGCGCGGCGCGCGCACGAGCAGGCCGCCGTCGCCGCAGCGCGCGCCGCGGTGGTCGGCGGGTTCGCCGGGACGTCCAACCTCGAGGCGGGGCGCCGCTACGGGCTGGCGACCATCGGCACCGCCGCGCACGCCTTCACGCTCCTGCACGACGACGAGGAGTCGGCCTTCGCGTCGCAGGTCGCCTCGCTCGGTCCCGGCACCACGCTCCTCGTCGATACCTACGACGTACGCAAGGGCGTCCAGAACGCGGTACGCGCCGCCGGCGGGAGGCTCGGTGCCGTCCGGCTCGACTCCGGAGACCTCGGGGTGCTCGCCGTCGAGGTGCGCCGCCAGCTCGACTCCCTCGGCGCGCACGACACGAAGATCACGGTGACCTCGGACCTCGACGAGTACGCCATCGCGTCGCTCGCCGCCGCCCCCGTCGACTCGTACGGCGTCGGGACCTCGCTCGTCACCGGTTCCGGCGCGCCCACGTGCGGCATGGTCTACAAGCTCGTCGCCCGCGCCGACTCCTCCGGCGTGCTCCAGCCCGTCGCCAAGGCCTCCACGGCCAAGACCAGCACCGGCGGGCGCAAGGTCGCCGCGCGTCGGTACGACGTCGACGGCCGCGCGGTCGAGGAGGTCGTCGTGACCGGCGCCGACCTCGCCGTCCAGGAGTGGGAGCCCGACGACGGAGACCTCCGACCGCTCCAGGTCCCGCTCGTCGTCGACGGCGCGGTCGACTCGCGGTGGGTCGGGTCCTACGGCGTGCAGAACGCCGCGCACCGCCACCGCGAGGCCCGTGCCGAGCTGCCCCGCGGTGCCCGCCGCCTCTCGGCCGGCGACCCCGCGATCCCGACGGTCGTGCACACGATCCCCTGA
- a CDS encoding DEAD/DEAH box helicase, producing the protein MSPAFPRRAPWGSASKLRAWQAEALELYRTRAPRDFLAVATPGAGKTTFALRVATELLEQGIVRRVTVVAPTEHLKHQWADAAARVGIRIDPNFRNSQGRHGAHYDGVALTYAQIAAKPALHAARTTADRTLVILDEVHHGGDALSWGDAVREAFEDATRRLALTGTPFRSDTAAIPFVEYDRGPDGIRRSRADYTYGYGDALRDHVVRPVLFLSYSGNMRWRTKAGDEVSARLGEALTKDMTGQAWRTALDPNGEWIPSVLAAADKRLTEVRRAIPDAGGLVIATDQTDARAYAGHLARITGKSPTVVLSDDDGASSRIEEFSDGDGRWMVAVRMVSEGVDVPRLAVGVYATSTATPLFFAQAVGRFVRARKRGETASVFLPSVPHLLELANGLEIERDHALDRPLTAEEQGEGFNPEDALLAEANREDKASGELVQGSFEALEAQASFDRVLFDGGEFGTGADVGSDEELDFLGLPGLLDADQVTTLLRQRQADQISARSRSTQSAERERAEMDHRRAAELRKELQRLVSAWSRRSGQPHGSVHTELRRRCGGPEVPLATVEQLDARVATVRGWFVGKR; encoded by the coding sequence CTGTCGCCCGCGTTCCCGCGTCGCGCCCCGTGGGGCTCGGCGTCGAAGCTGCGCGCGTGGCAGGCCGAGGCGCTCGAGCTGTATCGCACCCGCGCGCCGCGCGACTTCCTCGCGGTCGCGACCCCGGGTGCGGGCAAGACGACGTTCGCGCTGCGGGTCGCGACCGAGCTGCTCGAGCAGGGGATCGTGCGGCGGGTGACGGTCGTCGCACCGACCGAGCACCTCAAGCACCAGTGGGCCGACGCCGCGGCACGCGTCGGCATCCGGATCGACCCCAACTTCCGCAACAGCCAGGGCCGGCACGGCGCCCACTACGACGGCGTCGCGCTGACGTACGCGCAGATCGCTGCCAAGCCCGCGCTGCACGCGGCGCGCACGACCGCCGACCGGACGCTCGTCATCCTCGACGAGGTGCACCACGGGGGCGACGCGCTGTCGTGGGGCGACGCCGTGCGCGAGGCGTTCGAGGACGCGACGCGTCGTCTCGCACTGACGGGCACGCCCTTCCGGTCCGACACCGCGGCGATCCCGTTCGTCGAGTACGACCGCGGTCCTGACGGCATCCGCCGCTCGCGCGCGGACTACACGTACGGTTACGGCGACGCGCTGCGGGACCACGTCGTGCGCCCGGTGCTGTTCCTGTCGTACTCGGGCAACATGCGCTGGCGCACCAAGGCCGGCGACGAGGTGAGCGCACGTCTGGGCGAGGCGCTCACGAAGGACATGACGGGCCAGGCGTGGCGCACCGCGCTCGACCCGAACGGCGAGTGGATCCCGTCGGTCCTCGCGGCGGCGGACAAGCGCCTCACCGAGGTGCGGCGCGCGATCCCCGACGCCGGGGGACTCGTGATCGCGACCGACCAGACCGACGCGCGCGCGTACGCGGGCCACCTCGCCCGGATCACCGGGAAGTCCCCGACCGTGGTGCTGTCGGACGACGACGGGGCGAGCAGCCGCATCGAGGAGTTCTCCGACGGCGACGGCCGCTGGATGGTCGCGGTGCGCATGGTGTCAGAGGGTGTGGACGTCCCGCGCCTGGCCGTGGGCGTGTACGCCACGTCGACGGCGACCCCGCTGTTCTTCGCGCAGGCCGTCGGGCGGTTCGTGCGTGCCCGCAAGCGGGGTGAGACGGCGTCGGTGTTCCTGCCCAGCGTCCCGCACCTGCTGGAGCTGGCGAACGGGCTGGAGATCGAGCGGGACCACGCGCTCGACCGACCGCTCACGGCGGAGGAGCAGGGTGAGGGCTTCAACCCCGAGGATGCGCTTCTCGCCGAGGCGAACCGCGAGGACAAGGCGTCGGGCGAGCTCGTCCAGGGGTCGTTCGAGGCGCTCGAGGCGCAGGCCTCGTTCGACCGCGTCCTGTTCGACGGCGGCGAGTTCGGGACGGGCGCGGACGTCGGGTCGGACGAGGAGCTCGACTTCCTCGGCCTCCCTGGTCTCCTCGACGCCGACCAGGTCACCACGCTCCTGCGCCAGCGTCAGGCCGACCAGATCAGCGCGCGCTCCAGGAGCACGCAGTCCGCGGAGCGCGAGCGGGCCGAGATGGACCACCGTCGGGCGGCCGAGCTGCGCAAGGAGCTGCAGCGGCTCGTCTCCGCCTGGTCGCGCCGCAGCGGGCAGCCGCACGGGTCCGTGCACACCGAGCTGCGGCGCCGTTGCGGCGGGCCCGAGGTCCCGCTCGCGACGGTCGAGCAGCTCGATGCACGTGTCGCGACCGTCCGCGGCTGGTTCGTCGGCAAGCGGTAG
- a CDS encoding DUF3039 domain-containing protein: MIELRASTPPGGPEDPFRNPATEPTTGTSTGVLEREETREQTEPGDHERFAHYVRKEKIMESALSGKPVIALCGKVWVPGRDPNKFPVCPTCKEIYDGLRDPQDGEGDSGK; encoded by the coding sequence ATGATCGAACTCCGTGCGAGCACGCCCCCCGGGGGTCCTGAGGACCCGTTCCGGAACCCCGCGACCGAGCCGACGACCGGCACGTCGACCGGGGTGCTCGAGCGCGAGGAGACGCGCGAGCAGACCGAGCCGGGCGACCACGAGCGCTTCGCGCACTACGTGCGCAAGGAGAAGATCATGGAGTCCGCACTCTCCGGCAAGCCGGTGATCGCGCTCTGCGGCAAGGTGTGGGTGCCCGGTCGCGACCCGAACAAGTTCCCCGTGTGCCCCACGTGCAAGGAGATCTACGACGGTCTGCGGGACCCGCAGGACGGCGAGGGTGACTCCGGCAAGTGA
- the nagB gene encoding glucosamine-6-phosphate deaminase yields the protein MEVVIAPAERLAVLAADAIEAVVRSRPRAVLGLATGSSPLKVYDELARRHREDGLSFARVKAFMLDEYVGLPAEHPERYRNVIETEIASRVDFAEGAVQGPDGNAADLVAACAAYEESIAAAGGVDVQILGIGTDGHIAFNEPGSSLASRTRIKTLTAQTRVDNARFFGDDVDRVPRHCLTQGLATIMSARHLVLLATGRGKAEAVHQLVEGPVSALWPATIMQMHPHATVLVDDAAASRLQLGDYYRQTYASKPDWQGL from the coding sequence ATGGAGGTCGTGATCGCTCCTGCGGAGCGGTTGGCGGTGCTGGCTGCGGACGCGATCGAGGCGGTGGTGCGGTCGCGGCCTCGGGCGGTGCTGGGGCTGGCGACGGGCTCGTCGCCGTTGAAGGTGTACGACGAGCTGGCGCGCCGGCACCGTGAGGACGGGTTGTCGTTCGCCCGGGTGAAGGCGTTCATGCTCGACGAGTACGTGGGCCTGCCCGCGGAGCACCCCGAGCGGTACCGGAACGTGATCGAGACCGAGATCGCGTCGCGGGTGGACTTCGCCGAGGGCGCGGTCCAGGGCCCGGACGGCAACGCGGCGGACCTGGTGGCGGCGTGCGCGGCGTACGAGGAGTCGATCGCGGCCGCGGGGGGTGTGGACGTGCAGATCCTGGGGATCGGCACCGACGGGCACATCGCGTTCAACGAGCCGGGGTCGTCGCTGGCGTCGCGGACGCGGATCAAGACGTTGACGGCGCAGACGCGGGTGGACAACGCGCGGTTCTTCGGCGACGACGTGGACCGGGTGCCGCGGCACTGCCTGACGCAGGGGCTGGCGACGATCATGTCGGCGCGGCACCTGGTGCTGCTGGCCACGGGCCGGGGCAAGGCGGAGGCGGTGCACCAGCTCGTGGAGGGCCCGGTCAGCGCGTTGTGGCCCGCGACGATCATGCAGATGCACCCGCACGCGACGGTGCTGGTCGACGACGCGGCGGCCTCGCGCCTGCAGCTCGGGGACTACTACCGCCAGACCTACGCGTCCAAGCCCGACTGGCAGGGCCTGTAG